The Tripterygium wilfordii isolate XIE 37 chromosome 17, ASM1340144v1, whole genome shotgun sequence genome has a window encoding:
- the LOC119982457 gene encoding uncharacterized protein LOC119982457 → MAKGGRGRRRIASRQYRSTPYPLMSCNQDISMDLCPRRCSKGLDKKDWEDVTCSVCMEYPHKAVLLLCSSHDNGCRPYMCGTSFRYSNCLDQYKKAYTKVIPSSGTVENPIVVSDSGWRVEKCEVSELACPLCRGQVKGWTVVEPAREYLNEKKRSCMQDNCSFVGTFKELRKHTRADHPCAQPRELDPVLEQKWRRLERERERDDVMSTIGSTMPGAMVFGDYVIEGNHYDFDMDEDGGFDADGGRHGGFGVGLDGNLVNVFLLLHHAFGPSGNDLSRRLRQSERVYHHPTNDGTAGVRHSSPVGSLDSSDQDDYSDSNNDNGDDGSLSLVNRLRRHGRVLLGRSARRRRRREANGSHG, encoded by the coding sequence ATGGCAAAAGGTGGCAGGGGCCGACGTAGAATTGCATCTCGACAATACCGGTCAACACCATACCCATTGATGTCCTGCAATCAGGATATTTCAATGGACTTGTGCCCAAGGAGATGCTCCAAAGGCTTGGACAAGAAAGATTGGGAAGATGTAACTTGTTCTGTGTGCATGGAGTACCCACACAAAGCTGTTCTTCTTCTGTGTTCCTCTCATGACAATGGTTGCCGTCCCTACATGTGTGGAACTAGCTTTCGCTATTCCAACTGTCTCGACCAATATAAGAAAGCTTATACTAAAGTGATACCATCCAGTGGTACTGTTGAGAATCCAATTGTGGTGTCAGATTCTGGTTGGCGTGTTGAGAAGTGTGAAGTCTCTGAGCTTGCCTGCCCCCTTTGCCGGGGCCAGGTAAAAGGATGGACTGTGGTGGAACCTGCACGAGAATATCTAAACGAGAAAAAGAGAAGCTGCATGCAGGATAACTGTTCATTTGTTGGAACGTTCAAGGAGCTAAGAAAACACACGAGGGCAGATCATCCTTGTGCACAACCACGTGAACTGGATCCAGTTCTTGAGCAAAAATGGAGAAGACTTGAGCGAGAGCGTGAACGAGACGATGTCATGAGCACAATAGGATCAACCATGCCGGGGGCAATGGTTTTTGGAGATTATGTTATAGAGGGAAATCATTATGATTTTGATATGGATGAAGATGGGGGATTTGATGCAGATGGAGGGAGGCATGGAGGCTTTGGAGTAGGTTTGGATGGTAATCTGGTTAACGTCTTCCTCCTCTTGCATCATGCATTTGGCCCATCAGGTAATGACCTAAGTAGACGGCTTAGACAGTCTGAAAGGGTGTACCACCATCCAACAAATGATGGTACTGCTGGTGTTCGACACAGCTCTCCTGTTGGCAGCTTGGATTCATCTGATCAAGATGATTACAGTGACAGCAACAATGacaatggtgatgatggtagtcTCTCATTAGTTAACCGCCTTCGGCGTCATGGTAGGGTTCTTTTGGGACGATCTGCTAGGAGACGAAGGCGTAGAGAAGCCAATGGAAGTCATGGATAG